A window from Deltaproteobacteria bacterium encodes these proteins:
- a CDS encoding ferredoxin: MKVTVDNTKCDGHEKCVQAAPKVFKMNERFIAEVADPDGDTQEKIVFAARICPTKAITVEDDDGNTLFPES; encoded by the coding sequence ATGAAGGTTACGGTGGACAACACGAAGTGCGACGGCCACGAGAAATGCGTCCAGGCGGCGCCCAAGGTCTTCAAGATGAACGAGCGCTTCATCGCCGAGGTGGCGGACCCCGACGGCGACACCCAGGAGAAGATCGTCTTCGCGGCCCGGATCTGCCCCACCAAGGCCATCACCGTCGAGGACGACGACGGCAACACGCTCTTCCCCGAGTCGTAG
- a CDS encoding VWA domain-containing protein — translation MRIHRYTSWDGSQEVRFPTANDLLKQLSDTFLEEEGVRRALRSLMRRGFESEDGMRSVQGLRDLLQQAEEQKQELLNKYSPDSFKLSPEESEALSRKLNELAEKLEAYHEQMRNFMERLSGRYADNMDELAERMRQAQERYQQLKERLGEQIEQRSMQQPQNLTGPGAPDLSQMLDRLSRLLEDEDFLKNLPNILDAAVDDLDNLLENLDSLSQQELQRLSDAMSQMEQLEQLLNQYPFQGSQRMGMGEAGEILGQLQGLEQFLRWGRRGLGDVSDLDLDAMRDLLGEEAYEQLKYLQGVEQMMVDAGYLVRTGSGLRLSPKGMRQLGDKALKEIFQLMNKNRWGQHASAKTGNQGMRLEDTQAYEYGNPLNIDIRKTLMQSLEDGRTGVPVQIEPKDFQVYQHEFSTDTETVLLIDVSYSMLMNDALHAGKKVALALNRLIETKFPQDVLHLVAFRSNAKIIRTEDLPSIVAITYFMEHGTDIKEALRFSRQLLGNNRATNRQIILITDGEPTACNVDRGGRLHSGWGSALLHERIVRETLKEVRRCTQSGIRINTFMLGMDYYRMGFVDRLTRMNTGRVFYTSPDEIGNYIVVDYLANKRKRLRR, via the coding sequence ATGCGGATCCATCGCTACACGTCCTGGGACGGCTCCCAGGAGGTTCGTTTCCCCACCGCCAACGACCTGCTCAAGCAGCTTTCGGATACGTTTCTGGAGGAAGAGGGCGTGCGCCGCGCGCTCCGGAGCCTGATGCGCCGGGGCTTCGAGTCCGAGGACGGCATGCGCTCGGTGCAGGGGCTGCGCGACCTGCTGCAGCAGGCGGAGGAGCAGAAGCAGGAACTCCTCAACAAGTACTCTCCCGATTCCTTCAAGCTCTCGCCCGAGGAGAGCGAGGCCCTGAGCCGGAAGCTCAACGAGTTGGCGGAGAAGCTGGAAGCGTATCACGAGCAGATGCGCAACTTCATGGAGCGGCTGTCCGGGCGCTATGCCGACAACATGGACGAACTGGCCGAGAGGATGCGGCAGGCCCAGGAGCGCTACCAGCAGCTCAAGGAGCGCCTCGGCGAGCAGATCGAGCAGCGCTCCATGCAGCAGCCGCAGAACCTCACCGGACCGGGCGCGCCGGACCTGTCACAGATGCTGGACCGCTTGAGCCGCCTTCTGGAGGACGAGGACTTCCTCAAGAACCTCCCCAACATCCTCGACGCCGCGGTCGACGACCTCGACAACCTGCTGGAGAACCTCGATTCCCTGAGCCAGCAGGAGTTGCAGCGGCTGAGCGACGCCATGTCCCAGATGGAGCAGCTCGAGCAACTGCTGAACCAGTACCCGTTCCAGGGCAGCCAGCGCATGGGGATGGGGGAGGCCGGAGAGATCCTCGGTCAGCTACAGGGCCTGGAGCAGTTCCTGCGTTGGGGCCGGCGGGGCCTCGGCGACGTCTCCGATCTCGATCTGGACGCCATGCGGGACCTGTTGGGAGAAGAGGCCTACGAGCAGCTCAAGTACCTCCAGGGCGTGGAACAGATGATGGTGGACGCGGGTTACCTTGTACGCACCGGCAGCGGCCTGCGGCTCAGCCCCAAGGGCATGCGCCAACTCGGCGACAAGGCCCTGAAAGAGATCTTCCAGCTCATGAACAAGAACCGCTGGGGGCAGCACGCCAGCGCCAAGACCGGCAACCAGGGCATGCGGCTGGAGGATACCCAGGCCTACGAGTACGGCAACCCGCTCAACATCGATATCCGCAAGACCCTCATGCAGTCGCTGGAGGACGGACGGACCGGGGTCCCCGTGCAGATCGAGCCCAAGGACTTCCAGGTGTACCAGCACGAGTTCTCCACCGACACCGAAACCGTGCTGCTCATCGACGTCAGCTACTCCATGCTGATGAACGACGCGCTGCACGCCGGCAAGAAGGTGGCGCTGGCGCTCAACCGGCTCATCGAGACCAAGTTCCCGCAGGACGTGCTGCACCTGGTGGCGTTTCGTTCCAACGCCAAGATCATCCGTACCGAGGACCTGCCTTCCATCGTCGCCATCACCTATTTCATGGAGCATGGCACGGATATCAAGGAGGCCCTGAGGTTCTCCCGTCAACTCCTTGGAAACAATAGGGCAACCAACCGCCAGATCATCCTCATCACCGACGGCGAACCGACCGCCTGCAACGTCGACAGGGGAGGGCGCCTTCACAGCGGCTGGGGCTCGGCCCTGCTCCACGAGCGCATCGTCCGCGAGACCCTCAAGGAGGTCCGGCGCTGCACCCAAAGCGGCATCCGGATCAATACCTTCATGCTGGGGATGGACTACTACCGCATGGGCTTCGTGGACCGCCTCACCCGGATGAACACCGGCCGCGTGTTCTACACATCCCCGGACGAGATCGGCAACTACATCGTCGTCGACTACCTCGCCAACAAGCGCAAGCGCCTGCGGCGCTGA